The following are encoded together in the Lathyrus oleraceus cultivar Zhongwan6 chromosome 3, CAAS_Psat_ZW6_1.0, whole genome shotgun sequence genome:
- the LOC127127277 gene encoding DEAD-box ATP-dependent RNA helicase 13, with translation MAEAATSSTRKAKRNNRNLKTQDPELDRLESLPWNSSLPQHDEQDDNTFSLFTGSNELEGGFLSLEEIDEAEYGLNIPDPENHDRKHNSKQNKKLNKQKQDSTCSDGETLNDESIKSKVKKKKKKKSKNAKENQKVQRLNADADVKDVVEEETTDETEYYAWNELRLHPLLMKAIHKLGFKEPTPIQKACIPAAAHQGKDVIGAAETGSGKTLAFGLPILQRLLEEREKASNVVDEKGEEAEKYVSTGLLRSLIIAPTRELALQVTDHLKAVAQYINVRVTPIVGGILAEKQERLLKARPEIVVGTPGRLWELMSSGEKHLVELHSLSFFVLDEADRMVQNGHFKELQSIIDMLPMSNISSEDNSQDAQSCITVSSVQRKKRQTLVFSATVALSADFRKKLKRSSIQKKQLSTDGLDSIETLSERAGMKPNAAIIDLTNPSILAAKIEESFIECTEDDKDAHLYYILTVHGQGRTIVFCTSIAALRHISSILRILGVNVWTLHAQMQQRARLKAMDRFREKENGILVATDVAARGLDIPGVKTVVHYQLPHSAEVYVHRSGRTARASAEGCSIALISPKDTSKFASLCKSFSKDTFQRFPLENSYMPEILKRLSLARQIDKITRKDSQEKAEKSWFDRNASSVDLVTENYDSEEEQVNKHRQKKASSKKLKNLHTELSMLISRPLQSKTFSHRYLAGAGVTPLMQEQLQQLARQKLSDRQGAVFGKKGKLVVIGQDCVDALHALRSAGEEVRMDIKDSTGRQRNSVSSKRKRKEEKTRLCDQRKKKKRDLNQDDE, from the exons ATGGCAGAAGCAGCAACTTCTTCGACGAGAAAAGCCAAAAGGAATAACCGTAACCTAAAAACTCAGGATCCTGAGCTCGACCGCCTCGAATCGCTTCCATGGAACTCTTCTCTCCCTCAACATGATGAACAAGACGACAACACTTTTTCACTCTTCACTGGCTCCAATGAACTCGAAGGAG GTTTTCTTTCACTTGAGGAGATTGATGAAGCTGAGTATGGTTTAAATATTCCTGATCCTGAAAATCATGACAGGAAACACAATTCTAAACAGAACAAGAAGTTGAATAAGCAGAAGCAAGACAGTACTTGTAGTGATGGAGAAACGTTGAATGATGAGAGCATTAAGTCTAAAgtgaagaaaaagaaaaagaagaaaagcaAGAATGCAAAAGAAAACCAGAAAGTTCAGCGGTTAAATGCTG ATGCTGATGTGAAGGATGTTGTTGAGGAAGAGACCACTGATGAAACTGAATATTATGCATGGAACGAGTTGAGGCTTCATCCTCTTTTAATGAAAGCAATACACAAGTTAGGATTCAAGGAACCAACACCGATACAAAAAGCTTGTATTCCGGCTGCTGCTCATCAAGGGAAG GATGTTATTGGGGCTGCAGAGACAGGATCTGGTAAAACACTTGCATTTGGTTTGCCCATTTTGCAACGTCTTTTAGAGGAGCGTGAGAAGGCTTCAAATGTGGTTGATGAAAAGGGTGAAGAAGCTGAAAAATATGTTTCCACGGGCCTTTTAAGGAGTCTTATTATTGCTCCAACTAGAGAACTTGCACTTCAG GTCACCGATCATCTGAAAGCAGTAGCCCAGTATATTAATGTTAGGGTGACCCCTATAGTTGGAGGTATTTTAGCAGAAAAGCAGGAAAGACTTTTAAAAGCAAGGCCTGAGATTGTGGTTGGTACTCCAGGGAGGTTATGGGAACTTATGTCATCTGGAGAAAAGCATCTGGTTGAG TTACATTCACTGTCTTTCTTTGTGCTTGACGAGGCCGACCGAATGGTACAAAATGGTCATTTTAAGGAGTTGCAATCAATAATTGACATGCTTCCCATGTCCAATATCTCCAGTGAAGATAATTCTCAAGATGCACAAAGTTGTATTACAGTTTCTAGTGTCcaaagaaagaaaaggcaaacTCTTGTTTTCTCTGCAACTGTCGCACTATCTGCTGATTTTCGCAAGAAGCTAAAGCGCAGTTCAATTCAGAAAAAGCAACTATCGACAGATGGTTTGGATTCTATTGAAACTCTTTCTGAGCGAGCGGGAATGAAACCCAATGCAGCAATTATTGATCTTACCAATCCATCAATATTAGCAGCCAAAATTGAGGAGTCATTTATTGA ATGCACGGAAGATGATAAAGATGCCCATTTGTATTATATTCTCACTGTCCATGGACAAGGACGCACAATAGTTTTTTGTACGTCAATTGCAGCTCTGCGCCATATTTCTTCCATATTGCGTATTCTTGGCGTCAATGTTTGGACTCTTCATGCTCAAATGCAACAGCGAGCGCGTTTAAAG GCCATGGACCGCTTTCGTGAAAAGGAAAATGGCATACTTGTTGCCACAGATGTTGCTGCAAGAGGTCTTGATATTCCCGGTGTTAAAACTGTTGTCCATTATCAGCTTCCACATTCAGCTGAG GTTTATGTTCATAGAAGTGGAAGAACAGCTAGAGCTTCTGCTGAAGGTTGTAGCATTGCTTTAATCTCCCCAAAAGATACATCAAAGTTTGCTTCATTGTGCAAGTCATTTTCAAAG GATACCTTTCAGCGGTTTCCTTTGGAGAACTCGTACATGCCAGAGATTCTAAAACGATTGTCTCTTGCTCGTCAAATAGACAAGATAACAAGGAAAGATTCCCAG GAGAAGGCAGAGAAAAGCTGGTTTGATCGGAATGCTAGCTCAGTGGATTTAGTTACCGAAAATTATGACAGTGAGGAGGAACAAGTTAATAAACATAGGCAAAAGAAAGCCAGCTCTAAGAAATTGAAGAATTTGCACACG GAGCTCAGTATGCTGATTTCACGTCCTCTGCAATCAAAAACATTTTCACATCGATATTTAGCAGGG GCTGGTGTAACACCCCTCATGCAGGAACAATTGCAACAATTAGCAAGGCAAAAGTTAAGTGATCGCCAGGGTGCAGTATTCGGCAAAAAGGGAAAATTGGTTGTGATTGGTCAAGATTGTGTGGACGCACTTCACGCACTTCGGAGTGCTGGTGAAGAG GTGCGCATGGATATCAAGGATTCAACAGGAAGACAAAGAAACTCAGTGAGTTCTAAGAGAAAAAGGAAAGAGGAAAAGACAC GTTTGTGTGATCAGCGTAAAAAGAAAAAGAGAGATCTAAACCAGGACGATGAATAG
- the LOC127127278 gene encoding thioredoxin H-type — protein MGNCLAKNQDKDNDSDQHVEFAAGNVALITTKESWDQKLEEAKKDGKIVIANFSAVWCGPCKVIAPYYCEMSEKYTSMMFLLVDVDELTDFSTSWDIKATPTFFFLKDGQQLDKLVGANKPELEKKLVAMADSVPQKNNQ, from the exons ATGGGGAATTGCTTGGCTAAG AATCAGGATAAGGATAATGATTCCGATCAACATGTTGAGTTTGCTGCTGGGAATGTAGCACTTATTACCACCAAAGAATCCTGGGACCAGAAGCTTGAAGAAGCGAAGAAGGACGGCAAAATT GTGATTGCGAATTTCAGCGCAGTATGGTGCGGTCCTTGCAAGGTGATTGCGCCATATTACTGCGAGATGTCTGAGAAATACACATCTATGATGTTCTTATTAGTTGATGTGGATGAGCTAACT GATTTCAGCACTTCATGGGACATAAAAGCCACACCAACTTTCTTCTTTCTTAAAGATGGACAACAACTTGACAAACTTGTAGGAGCCAACAAGCCAGAGCTTGAGAAGAAGCTTGTTGCCATGGCTGATTCAGTTCCTCAGAAGAACAACCAGTGA